The genome window aaggtcgaggttgagtccgagccctggggtcgagcgaggcggagaccgtcatccgaggtcgaggttgagtctgagccctggggtcgagcgaggcggagaccgtcttccggcgtcgaggttgagtccgagccctggggtcggcgaggcggagaccgtcttccggagtcgaggttgagtccgagccctggggtcgggcgaggcggagcttcctatggcacccaaggctggacttagctgctatcggcctcactctggcgagtggcacagcagtcggagcagggcaggcggcgctgttttcctgtcaggtcagtcagtggagcggcgaagtgactgcggtcacttcggccttgtcgaccgaggagcgcgcgtcaggataaggtgtcaggcgatccttgcattgaatgctcctgcgatacggtcggttggcgtggcgatctggtcaaggttgcttctccgcgaagcctgcccgagctgggcctcgggcgagtcgaaggtgcgcccgttgcttgaggagaccctcgggcgaggcgtgaatctgccttggtctactgttcctgcccgaggctaggctcgggcgaggcgagatcgtgtcccttgagtggacggagccttgaccgaaatcgcgcccatcaggcctttgcagctttgtgctgatgggggttaccagctgagattaggagtcttgggggtacccctaattatggtccccgacagttaccTATTCATAAATAACCATGAACTCTTTATTAGACAACAATCTTGTGTAATCCTTCAGAAAATATTTTGAGGTATAAGATTTAATGAAAGAAAACATTTAACTCATTGGAGGCTCTTTCCATTTAATCCCGAAATAGAAATTTGAGATGCACCCTTTGAGACCATCGATGAAAGATCTTTGGATGCACTTGGGCGCAGCTCGTGCTGCCTTGGAGGCGGCCAACGCCGAGGTCCGGTGTCTTTGGGCACGCATGGTGGTTCTTAATGACTCAGGGGCTCGTAAGTTCACGTGGCCCGGTTTTTTGCACCTGACTCTTCGCATTACTAAACTCTATCTTAGGTGCGAGCAAGGGCACGAGCGCGAGCACAACCATACGACCTCAGCAGAACATCGCACAACATTGCATCTAGGAACTCCAGGTTAGAGCTTTTGTGCCTCATCAAtaattgagttatataccttctctttgcattattatAACATTGGGGTGAAATATTACAGGCCCAACTAGAGGAAGAGAGGAAGGAATGTatggagatggaggcgaggatgagggTGGAGCACGGGGTGGAGTGGATGGCTCGCTTGGCGGATTGgcagaggatggcagagatgttccagtacatgcagagccttggcgccgcacagggtcttcCTCAACCACCTTTGTTGTTCCCTCCAGCTGACCCTGCTTAGTTCCATACTCCTATGAGTAAATTTTAgttctgcatgatatatattcatctggtttcacacatacaatctcttctctgtgcagggacaaTTGGCGGCATCGAGCAACCCTCACAGATTGCCCAACCATTCGTCGAACCAATCGAGTCACACACCTCATTGATGACCTCTTAGTGGTGAttgtgagacttatgtttgtcaaACTTGTGATACTTTTGTTTGTGTAGGTCTAAcaatacttatgtttgtgaaacTTGATCTGAACTAGTGAGATTTGTGGTCATtatacttatgtttgtgaaaaTTTTGTGGTTTTTGTGAGACATATGATCTCTATGATTTATGTGGTGATTTTGTGAACTCTATGATGTATATGTGATTATTATGTGATATatgttttgtttgtttggatggaataataaaaacaaataaaataggtttttggtcactttgccgagtgccatgaccataacactcggcaaagaaggcacacCTGAAAATCGGtaaagcttctttgtcgagtgttgtagtcctgacactcggcacagaaaatccctttgccgagtgcctgcaggagcactcggcaaaggggtccACCGGAGACTTCTTTGCCAAGCGCTAGTTCAGCACACACTTGTCAAAGAGGGAgccttttccgagtacctcccgaAGCACTCAACAAAGAGACTAGCAAAGAGGCCACGTGAGCCTTCTTTGTCAAGCGCTAGTCCAacgggcactcagcaaagaggaagcctttgccgagtgttagggAGGACACTCGCCAAAAGtttcgtcaccgtcacttggcactgtgacgacgacttttctttgccgagtaccaggTGACAGTCGGCTAAGTCTTTGACGAATGTCCGACAAAAAACATTCGGTAAAGAAGTCGTTGTCGATGTACAGTTCACCAAGACTTCGTTGCCGAGAGTCACACTTGACAAagagtttgccgagtgttttttgggATTTGCCGAGTGACTAAAACACTCGCAAAGCAGCTGTGTCCGGTAGTGTATCGTGGACTGTCCGACCTTCTGAGCTGCGGCATATTCATATAGTGCTCAATAGGGAGCAATAATTAATACATATGAATATTAGTGCTGGATCATGCATGTACAAGTCTACGAATCAATATAACCTGGCGATGCTGCTCATGTTCTCATGCTCACACATACGTGAAATTGTCTGCTCCATGATTACGCATGGGTTGATTAAGTCCTGGAGAAGAGCCTACTGGAGACGAAGACGCCAAGTGTGAAGGCGGCGACGGCCGTGGCGATCACCTCCTTCTTGTTATTGACCGCCTCCGCCAACCTGAGGCCCTCCTCCACGGCGCGCTCCTTCCAGTGCTCGCACTTCCTCTCCCGCTCCGCCTTGGCCTTGGCCTCCGCCACCCTCGCCCGCGCCGCCTCGATCCTGCGCGCGGCCTCGCGAGCGACCATCTCCCTGTGCCTGTGGTCGGCCTGCGCCTTGCCATCCTGCTGGTCATCTCGTTGATGGTCTCCGCTCGCCTTCTCGCTCGACTGCGGCGGCAGCGCCACCATGGGCTTGGCCTTCTCCTCGTCTTCCTCTTTGCTTGTCGCAGCCAAGCTAGTCCTCTCGGTCTCGGTGGTCCTCCGCTCCTCCGTCGTCTCCTCACGGCCACGGCCAACCCTGGCGGGCAGCTTGTCCGCCTGATCTGGCTTATCGCCGGCGACTCGCGCCTCCTCCTTGGACTGCGGTGGTGGCGTTGTGGGGGCATCAGCACCGGCGAGCAGTTTGGGCACGGTGAGCGTGAGCACGTTGCCGTCGAAGCGGCCCGTGATGGTATCAAGGTTGGCCGTATTGGGCAGCTGGAACGTCTTGTGGAGCCGCAgcgccttgccgccgccgccgggcgtggGTTTGCGATTGCCGATGACGGTGAGCCGGCCCTCGCCGTCCACGTGCACCCGAAAGTCCTCCTTCTTGAACCCTTCCATTATTTGATTCAgccaacaaggagaagaaggtaagtggaATGAGCAGCCATGAGTTTTGAGCGTCGTCTGCTCAGCTGCCCGCCCaagagaaagagaaagaaaaacaCGCAGAGTCTAGACTCTAGAGTGACCTCACCTGGGAGGTCGAGGCGGAGAAGGTAGCTGGCGCCATCGTCGAGCCACTCGTAGACGGGGTCCACGTTGTCGGCCGCCGCTGGAGCTTGCGTGCTCGCCATTGCCGATGGCCCGCTTGGTGACTAACGACGCCGTGCGCCGCGTACGTGTTCTTGTGTACACTCTGATGGTGTTTACGAGTAGCTTGGTCCCTGGCCGTGAGAAGGACAGAGGCAACCATAGGGGCCTCATATATATGGTACTCCATGTCCGAGCCTTGTTTATTTGATCTAGCTGCTCACTCATTCTAAGCTTTTTCCTGAGGGCAAGAAAATGGTTGCCGGTTTCTTTGTGACCACGGCCGGAGAAGGGCACCAGATGTTTTGGGGTGAAGGATCGGTCAAGGGATCTCTCAGCTCTGGCGGAGCCACGGCCATTTGCGCGGCACGGCAGCACCTCGGCTTGCCTACCTGCTTCACTACAACGTTTCCCCGTTCGTCGAAACCAACACGACACGGAAGCTCCGGGCTTTGCTGCCGCATGCCCCCCAATTCGAtatgatggccagactgaaaccCTGGTTGCACTGAACCAAGGATTCAACGTTGGTTTTCCTTATCATTGCCCCCAATAAAAGCTGGAAAAAATAATTACACAATATTTGTATACCACAGTAAACAATCCCACTATTATCCAGACATCCGAAGGAATGACTGACCAATGAATGAACATAGATGTAAACCCAAAGTAATCACCATTATATATTTCACAAGTTTAACAATTGGTCTCAATCAACAGAATTATTAACAGGGCGCTGAGAATTGAAACATAAAGTCAATTAATCCTAATATTTTCCTATGAAATTGATCATGCAGAGAGTGAAAAAAATATATAGTTCAAGATCAAAATGGTGCCGCAAAGATGACTCCAGACCATGTTTATTCCAATCCAACTGAACCGAAAATAAATTCCTAGAGCCCAAAAACACTCGGCACTTCAGTGCTTGAGCACCAAGGATAGGCCAACTTTCGTGCTCTTCTCAATCGCCTTAGTGTCAACGTCACCAGAGATGGTGACGAAGGACTTGGGACGCCATTCATGCTGGACAAGGGCACTGGCCATGCCGTAGTTGTTGAAACGTGTCTTGATAGTCGTGTGGGGATCCAGCGAGTGCTGGGACCCGAAGATTAGCGTGCTCTCATTTCTCGACATGCTGTGAGACAACTCAGCTCCAACAGCAGTGCCTGAATGGTTCTTTACCAAGTGGTAGTAGGACGCAACCAGGGTATCACCGTGGTTATTCCTGATTAAGTTTTTCATGGTTATTTACCGTAGTAGAAATAGGAGTGGTCGCAAGACCAATGTTCAGTAAAGGCCAAATTTTTTTTAGTGAAATAGGAGTGGTGGTACTCACAGATGAAGGGAAGCAATAAGATCTGGACTGGTGAGGCTCAGGGCAGCGTTGTACTTGGTGAAATCGCTAGTCGCCGTATCAAATGAGACATCAACGCCGACTGATAGTGCTTTGCTTCCAAAGGCACCAGAAAGGTTAACCATAGGGTTGGAATTAAGCCCGACGCTTGCATTCACACCAGCATATTCATGTAGGTACTGGAATTCAAGCTGATAAGACACAGAAAAGGAGGGTAAGTGTTTTCCTTACTGGATACCATGTTGTTTCGAAACAGTTGAGCAGATGACAATTGATTAAATCCATAGAGTTAAAAAAAAGCATACCTTCCCTGACCTCTGGTCTGGAACAACCAAATTGATAATTGATTTTAGCCCTGGAGTACCAAACTCATCGACAGTGATTGTTGTCAAAAGCTGGAAGATATGAAATCCAAAAGAAATCATTAATCTAAAAAAAAGTGTATCCTCCTTATATGATGCATAAAAACAGTTATGCACAAACCAAAATAGAACAATGTGAAACAAAAGTAGAAACTAGATTCTCATAAACATGGTTAATTTGATATAGAGAGAAGTGGAACACTTTCAAGTATGCTTACATCTGATTCTGAGTTTGCTTTGACATCAACTGTCAATTTCTTGTTCTTAATCTGGGTGTGAAGCTCACCAAAGATGGACTCATTTTTCCTTGTTCCTGCGGCTGTGATTGCCTGTATGAAAAATCAAGATCATTGCCACAGAGCACAAATCACATATAGAAATTGAGATACCAATACTGCATTATGATCCCCTATTCGTTCAGTAAAACATCATCAATTGACGGGCGTTATCTGAGGCTTTGTTGTGTTACCACGGGAAAATGCACTATGCAATTACAGGAAAAAGAGAGCAGGTCAGAACCACATTAATTAAGAGAGACGAGATCCTGAACATGCATAATCTAATCGGAAAACATCCAAAttactcccccccccccccaagtTTGGTTTATGTCCAGGTAAGACCCTAAATCAACATTTGGTTCAATTTACTCACTCCAGCCATTTCAATTGGTCTAGTGGATTTGTTATTATTTTTGTTTCTCCACGTTTAAGTTAAGTTTTAATATCAAATTTGTGACGTGGTAGAGGACATCATAAGTTATGTTAGAAACTAGAAAGTATATGTCTTAATTTTTTGTCACTATTTTGATAGCTTAGAAAAGTTAATAATAAATTAGCACTAGAGATAAAACATCAAATCCGTAATAGTGTTTTTATAACACAAAATATGATGTCCTCTATCGCATAAAAAAATGAAACTAAAACTCAATTTGTATATAgggaaataaaaaataaaattctttttaaggggtaaATTGGACCAACTTAAATAGTTGGAGGGAGTAAATCGAACAAAATGTTAGTTTAGGGGTTACCCGGACATAGGCAAAACTTGGGAGGTAATTTGGACATTTTCCTTTACAACTCAACAGTACGCAGTGATCGCTAGAGAGGACGACTCTCTGCAGAGAACCAGCAAGGGCAGCCGATTCGATCGGTCAATTTGACATGCCTGGTGGTTCCATCTGTTTGGCAATGGCAAGTGCGAGAGGAATCGGAATCATAGTGATTCACTCCACTAAGGACTACGCAAATAAAGTGCGGTGTCCTCTGGGGAGGCGCGCTCAGGTAAAGGAGGAAATGGTGATTGATTAGGAGGGAGGGGGCACTCACGACGCCATTGGGGGAGCAGGTGGTGAGGGAGAACTTCTGGTGCGTGTTGTAGTC of Zea mays cultivar B73 chromosome 8, Zm-B73-REFERENCE-NAM-5.0, whole genome shotgun sequence contains these proteins:
- the LOC100284991 gene encoding uncharacterized protein LOC100284991; the protein is MASTQAPAAADNVDPVYEWLDDGASYLLRLDLPGFKKEDFRVHVDGEGRLTVIGNRKPTPGGGGKALRLHKTFQLPNTANLDTITGRFDGNVLTLTVPKLLAGADAPTTPPPQSKEEARVAGDKPDQADKLPARVGRGREETTEERRTTETERTSLAATSKEEDEEKAKPMVALPPQSSEKASGDHQRDDQQDGKAQADHRHREMVAREAARRIEAARARVAEAKAKAERERKCEHWKERAVEEGLRLAEAVNNKKEVIATAVAAFTLGVFVSSRLFSRT
- the LOC542412 gene encoding outer plastidial membrane protein porin: MAPGLYTDIGKKTRDLLYKDYNTHQKFSLTTCSPNGVAITAAGTRKNESIFGELHTQIKNKKLTVDVKANSESDLLTTITVDEFGTPGLKSIINLVVPDQRSGKLEFQYLHEYAGVNASVGLNSNPMVNLSGAFGSKALSVGVDVSFDTATSDFTKYNAALSLTSPDLIASLHLNNHGDTLVASYYHLVKNHSGTAVGAELSHSMSRNESTLIFGSQHSLDPHTTIKTRFNNYGMASALVQHEWRPKSFVTISGDVDTKAIEKSTKVGLSLVLKH